CGCATGCACCAAGTATATCTTTGTAGTAGAAGATATTAAATGGTCGGAATAATATATCAAATAGATATATATCCACCCAACAATATGCATATATACTATCTagttgggaaaaaaaaactaaagcgCGCGTGCAAACTAGTGGCGATCTGAATGCATGATGGCAACATGCATGTAGGCACGCATGCATGGAAATTCCACAAAAGTTATGCTAGCTGGTCTTCTTGCAGCAGAGCCACTAGCTAGTTGCAAGTGGCTTCAATTTCATTTGGAAAAGGACACCTAGCTAGGTAGCTCGATCGCAGCAGCCAGCGCACACGTGAGCAAGACATTTGGATGGATGCATCCGATGTGATGCATGAATAAACCACGTATGTCTCCGACGACGTCGACCCTTCCACGGACGCCACACTCACAAGAGTCATGTAGTGTAGTGTTGCCTGTCAGCAAACCAACAGGATGAAGAATTAATTACATGCATTCCCGGGGCATTTTGCACGGCGCGATCGCCGTTGGCGATTTAATTTCCGGCGGGTTGCAGAGCGGGACGCGTTACGTTTTGGGCCGTGCCCTGTCCATCACGCACACACACTGCAAGGAAAGAAGGAAGTCAGCCCACGTTGGCTAGCGGAAATTTCAGCCCACAATCATCTCgatttttccatttttcttccaAGTGTTAAACATCACTAATTTCTTAGCTGTAGCTTACTCGACCAGCCTCCGTTGTATCGTTGGGTCCGCCACGGCTTGGGTGGTCATATGATGTAATGGCAACAACGCAACGCAACGGATTGTATATTTAATATTAATGTAGTCACCGCAAGATATCTTCTTTATATTGACGGGTACGTCCTAttactgaaaaaaaaactacctgTAATCGGAGTGAGGTGGAAACTAAACCAAGTTGGGTATGTTTCACTAAAGAATGTAACAAACCAGCAAATTGGCGCGCTACGCCGCGCCCATGGAAGATGAGCTTCGGTGCAATTAGTGATGAAGAGAcaaaatgtactccctccgttccaaattataggttgttttgactttattagattcataaactttgttatgcatttagatataccctatgtctagatgcataataatatctatgtatctataaaaaccaaaacgacctataatttggaacggagggagtagataacaATGCTCTCTGATGTAGAGTGTGCAAGCACCCGGACTAAGAATCAAACTCAACAAAAGTTGGGATGGAAGGTCATTTTATGTGACACTGGTAGCGCATAGAAAGGCATCCGTAGTACCATGAGTTCCTGAAATTTGCATGCTCACCTAACCTGCTAAGCCAATAATGCCTCATTAATTAGAGAGGAGGACGGCGCATAAGCATTCAAAAACTTGTACCTGGTGGAGGAGATGGCAATGGCATCCCGAGTGCTTGTCATTGACCTCATATACGACAGATCACAACGGTCATCGTAGGTGGAAGAATGGCGTTGGAAGTCAATTGCATAGCACCGTGCGGCTGCACATATGTTTCCAGGATGGGCACATCAATAGGGTAGGGGAACAAAAGGGGGACGTTGCTCGCGTTAAAAACTAGGAAAGCGGTTGTTGCCGCAGTGGTGCGGACCGGACACAAATTGAGGGTGGGGAACACCACGACGGAGGAGACAAAGGGACGGGCATTAGGAGTGAATAGCTTTAAGGGAGGTCGAGTTTGTTGAGTTGCAATAACGGCGGGTTGGGGTGGCCCAGCCGGGCAGGCGGCAACAAAGAAGGGGGGGCAGCGCAGGCGACAACGGCGTCGACGGTGCATGCAAGCATCGGGGTGAGGTCCGTAGGCGGAGATGGAAGGGGGCAGTGAGCAAGAGCGCGCTGAAACAATCGCGAGGTAAAGACAATTCTTGGAATGCTCCGCGCGTAGGATACACGCGACCATCAAGGTTGGGACCACGACCCTTGAGCAAGCGCCGAGCTGGGACTACCATGCGTCTACTACATATGGGACGCGACTGAAGCTAGCGACATGCAGCGTATACGTGGTGGGATATCACTGTTCAAAACAACATGTAGCGATCGGTAATTTTTTTAGCACTCGCATACAGTAACTCGATGCCCTCGGAGGTCGGCGATCCTTGAAGTGATGTATCTCTAACTATCAGTTGATGGCCGGACCACGCAAAGCGTCAATGTGGCAATGTCACGCACCCGCGAGGCACATGAACACCAGCGGAAACGGCACTAAGGCTCTCGTGGGCCTATTTTTCCTCACTACCAGGGAATGGACCTTTCATCCACTGCATTAGTGCTGGTGGAAttggacccgatactaatgtgagcattagtaccacgTCTAACGGATAATCCCCtcatgaccccctttagtaccgagtggaggctccacccgataCTGAAGGCCCTCAGGcatattagtactgggtggagcctccacccggtactaatggatgacctttagtaccgggtggagctcccacccggtactaaaggagctcTCGTCCACCTTATCCATCCCCCCCCGCTACCCGCTCCCGTCTCTCTCCGCCTCCCTCCTATCTTCCTCTatctttctctcctctctcttagCACCGCTTCCTCTCCTGTCACCagcacctcctctgcctccctcccctccccactcCACTCgccctcaccggcagtgaggagcagcggtggggcgaggtgaggcgacgGCGGGTGGGCGATAGTGggtggggcgaggtgaggcggtggcgggcgggatgaggtgtggcggcggcgggtggggcgaggtgaggcgacgGCAGGAAGGCGGCAGAGGGCTGCGGGAGGGCACGGTGCGAGGActgcgggagggcggcggcggcggggcgggaggGTGGGGGCGGCTGGTGGGGTGGCGGGGGCCAGTGAcgggatttcatttttttatttttttaatagctctttagtaccggttatttcaaccggtactaaaggccctccttagtaccgaactagcaataccggttgcgcaaTTGATACTAAAGGgaactagcaataccggttgcgcaattggtactaaagggattCCTAACTGGTACTGATGAGGCTTTTCCTAGTGGTGTGTGTATGCTATAGATCAGACTATTATAAGCTGTAACAATAGGAATGAGTTCGAAATAACGAGCAGTTACGAATGAAGGGGCCGGCCCAAACAACTCTGGAGGCCGGGCATCCATCGCGCACGCGTGGCAGGACACGCGCGCCAAGCGAGAGGCCAGGAACCTTACAGCGATATATATATTGCAGCAGGAAAACATTGCTACTGTACAAAGTGAAATTAACTGACGACCTCTGCAAACTGCAActagatgatgaggaagagcTCCAGCCGCTGCAACCATGCATGGATGACAACGTACACGCTACCTAGCTGTTAATTTGTTGCATGCGTACTTTGGGTAGTACGATAGCATACTTATGTATACATGCATATAcgtatgtactccctccgttccaaattatagatcgttttaactttattagattcatagactttgttatgcacttagatataccctatgtctagatatataataatatctatgtatctagaaaagtcaaaacgacttataatttggaacggagggagtatctagcTAGCCATCTAATTAATAAACTCGACCCCGTATACGTCGTACGTAAAACTACATATGTAGCTAGGTATATCGATCGATCTGTAACGATATTTAGTTTGATCGATTAGAAGTTGAGGACGCTGGCGTAGTACGGCGACCAACTCTCCATCCAGGGGCTCCGCAGCTGCGTCAGGAAGGGGTCCTGCATCCACTCCTGCTGCTGCGCCGGCTGCTTCGCCACCTCCAGCTGCGGCAGGCTCAGCGTCGCCGGCctcagcaccgccgccgtggaCTCGGTCACCACCTCCTTCTTCATGCATATGGTCGCCAGCGGCGGGATGGCCACGCCGCCCATCATCATCATGGTCGTCGTCTCTCCCTGCTGGTCCGAGGACGACATGGAGTCGGCGGGCGAGCCGGTGTTGTGGGAGGCGGAGGgcgtggcggaggcggaggcgcgcgcgaGCTCCTCCATGGCCACCCGCTGCTCCAGCTCCTTGAGCGACACCGCCTTGCGGTAGATCTTGCACAGCACGATGTCCTCCTGCTCATATCGATCGACGCATCGTCTATCAGACTtagaattaaaagaaaagaaaaacgttGCTTTCATGCTAGACCTGACAATTGACATGACACAGGCCGCTACTTTTCAAAGCACGCGCGATGCTACGAGGGCCATCAAGCACACCTAGCTACTCCATCGTAGCTACTAgcagagacgacgacgacgacgacgacgactcgcTAAGTCAAAGTCAATGTCGTATTCATGTACCGTACCTTGGGTGATGagttgccggcggcggcgccattgtcgacgacgacgtcggGGAGCCTGTACTCGTTCATGACCCAGTCGGTCTTGGTGCCCCGGGGCGCGCGGCCCTCGTAGTAGACGAGCGTCTTCTTGAGCCCGATGAGGCGCTTGGGGTCGGCGGCGCAGCGCACGGCGCGGTCCGACCCCGTCGCCTTCCAGAACCCGCGCTCCGTCGTGCGGCTgggccgcccgctgccgccgacgGCCTGCTTGCGGTCCCGCGGCACGAAGAAGTACCACTCGCGCTCGCCGATGCGCGCCAGGCCCGGCAGCTCCCACGGGTCGTGCCGGTACAGCTGGACGGTGGGGATGATGTCGAACTTGAGCTTCTTCCCGTAGGCCACCTGCTTGAGGTAGAactccagcagctcctcctccgtcgggtggaaccggaaccccggcagctccagctccgccgcgccgccgaccgaCGATGAATGAGAGCGCATCTTGCTAGCAAATTATTAATGATCGAgtagttgttgctgctgcttgaTCGATCGATGAATGGGAGCTAGCTGAGACCTGGGAGGAGAGAAGTGATTCCCCTTTGCATATATAGGCCGGCCCGCCGGGGAAGAAAGAGAGGGACATGCATGGTGGCGACtgagaggaaaaggaaagtgTGTGGCTGATGCGCTCTCGTCTCTTTCCGGGTCTTCTCCAGCGTCACGGCTGACTTTTACTATAATGGTGCGCTGTCTGTGAGTGTGGAAATTAAGACTTGGAATTCTTGATTGCTGACTGCTTAGTGCTCATTATATTACTTTACTTACTTGCATTGGGAGTTAATTATGATTTGGGAAAGAGTAGTTTCAGCGACTATATTTGCATGTCGGAGTTGAGTGTTAGTGAATAGCGATGCATGTGAAGCATTTTATTTCTTCAGCGAAAAGAAAATAGGGTTAAGGCGGCTATATCTTTGGTGAGTTACTTTAGCATGTCATATACGTTTAGTTTAATTatttgaaagaaagaaagaaagaaagaaaaatgtcaAAATTCAGTTTGCAAACTTTATGTACCAACAGAAAATCAACTTGTACTACTGCATTACAAaaacaaattatatatataatatgtaTAACTCGTTAATTCTTCCTTCTGCTGCACACATCCAGAAATCGAACAAAATGGACACCTACTGAACTGAgtgctgcaaaaaaaagaatatcCTGATAAAGGAAGTGAgtggctgcaagcctgcaaagTGGTCCGAGACGACTTGGTCCATTGGTGCACACTAAATGAATTCAGAGCACGTTAGTGTCTACACTGCGATTAGTAGATAAACATTATCGAGGATTTCAGTTCATGTGCTGCTACCCGTAGTGTTTTGATGAGATTGGGCAGACGTAGCTTTCTCAACGATGCGGAGAGAATCATCTCTGGCCGGCTTAATTACTGTATATTACCAAGCCATGCATTCTTGACCATACCCCGTTAGTTTATCCTATCCTATATATGTTTCATACTATAtgccttttttttattgttcTTACTATCTGCATATATAGAACAGAATGCAAATGTTTTTGCTTTCGCTgccccttttttttaaaaaaaaataaacgcGTCTGTTAGTCACCTTTCTTTTCCATGACCAGGTCATATTTGAAATATCGAAATCTTATtcgggaaaaaaagaaaaagaaattgcgAAATTTTACAGGAATCATGGAACAAGCACACGTTGCTTCAAAAGTTATGGCTGTGTAGAGGTAGCCGTTTTTAACCACAGATGCGTAGTCCCATCACTTTGTAGAGGCAGCTGTACGTGTAGAATTCGTCCCTTGGGTATGACGCTGATAGCTTTTCTTTGACAGAATGCGTACGTTGAAGTGGTAAACCCCATGAAACGGTTTGAAGAGGGAAAATGCAAGCAAACAGACACCATCAGTTTCCACTTTCCACAAGATTGCCGGATGGATGGATGTTTTGACAGTTGAAATCGCTGCCATGACTTTCACGAGAAATCCCAAGCAGGGGACATATGCACATAGGTGCTCTCTTCAGATATCTCCAATCCTTTCTTTTGTCTCTCTAAAACCGCGTTGAATCGTTCCAAGTCTTGAAATGATTCTCCTTTTTGACGAGCTGATCCATCGGATTACTTTC
Above is a genomic segment from Setaria viridis chromosome 4, Setaria_viridis_v4.0, whole genome shotgun sequence containing:
- the LOC117854084 gene encoding NAC domain-containing protein 22; amino-acid sequence: MRSHSSSVGGAAELELPGFRFHPTEEELLEFYLKQVAYGKKLKFDIIPTVQLYRHDPWELPGLARIGEREWYFFVPRDRKQAVGGSGRPSRTTERGFWKATGSDRAVRCAADPKRLIGLKKTLVYYEGRAPRGTKTDWVMNEYRLPDVVVDNGAAAGNSSPKEDIVLCKIYRKAVSLKELEQRVAMEELARASASATPSASHNTGSPADSMSSSDQQGETTTMMMMGGVAIPPLATICMKKEVVTESTAAVLRPATLSLPQLEVAKQPAQQQEWMQDPFLTQLRSPWMESWSPYYASVLNF